A stretch of the Microtus ochrogaster isolate Prairie Vole_2 linkage group LG2, MicOch1.0, whole genome shotgun sequence genome encodes the following:
- the Fam168b gene encoding myelin-associated neurite-outgrowth inhibitor isoform X2: MNPVYSPGSSGVPYANAKGIGYPAGFPVGYAAAPAYSPNMYPGANPTFQTVLEIEPRVLHMLGYTPGTPYKVSCSPTSGAVPPYSSSPNPYQTAVYPVRSAYPQQSPYAQQGTYYTQPLYAAPPHVIHHTTVVQPNGMPATVYPAPIPPPRGSGVTMGMVAGTTMAMSAGTLLTAHSPTPVAPHPVTVPTYRAPGTPTYSYVPPQW, encoded by the exons ATGAATCCTGTTTATAGCCCTGGGTCTTCTGGGGTTCCCTATGCAAATGCCAAAGGAATTGGATATCCAG CTGGTTTTCCTGTGGGCTACGCAGCAGCTCCTGCCTATTCTCCTAACATGTACCCTGGAGCAAATCCTACCTTCCAAACAG tgctggagattgaacccagggtcttgcacatgttag gCTACACTCCTGGTACACCTTATAAAGTGTCCTGTTCCCCAACCAGCGGAGCTGTGCCACCAtactcctcctcccccaacccctacCAGACGGCCGTGTACCCAGTGAGAAGTGCCTACCCCCAGCAGAGCCCGTATGCCCAG CAAGGCACGTACTATACACAGCCTCTGTATGCAGCACCCCCTCATGTCATTCACCATACCACGGTGGTGCAGCCCAATGGCATGCCAGCAACTGTCTACCctgctcccatccctcctcctagAGGCAGCGGGGTCACCATGGGCATGGTTGCTGGGACTACAATGGCCATGTCAGCAG gTACCCTGTTGACTGCTCATTCTCCAACTCCTGTCGCCCCTCACCCAGTCACTGTCCCCACATACCGAGCCCCAGGAACACCCACCTACAGCTATGTGCCCCCTCAGTGGTGA
- the Arhgef4 gene encoding rho guanine nucleotide exchange factor 4 isoform X5 — MDDQELGFKAGDVIEVMDATNREWWWGRVADGEGWFPANFVRLRVNQDEPADDYEAPRAGAGEANDNVPEAQSCKDQMRTNVINEILSTERDYIKHLRDICEGYVRQCRKREDMFSEEQLRTIFGNIEDIYRCQKAFVKALEQKFNTERPHLSELGACFLEHQADFQIYSEYCNNHPNACVELSRLTKLSKYVYFFEACRLLQRMIDISLDGFLLTPVQKICKYPLQLAELLKYTHPQHRDFKNVEAALHAMKNVAQLINERKRRLENIDKIAQWQSSIEDWEGEDLLVRSSELIYSGELTRVTQPQAKSQQRMFFLFDRQLIYCKKDLLRRDVLYYKGRLDMDDLEVVDVEDGKDRDLHVSVKNAFRLYCGATGDSHLLCARKPEQKQRWLKAFAREREQVRLDQETGFSITEMQRKQAMLNASKQQATGKPKAIGRPGYRTRHKHPSLPASRPQQQVLVLAEPRRKPSHFWHSLSRLAPFRK, encoded by the exons ATGGACGACCAGGAACTGGGCTTCAAAGCCGGCGATGTCATCGAAGTGATGGATGCTACCAACAGAGAATGGTGGTGGGGCCGCGTCGCAGATGGCGAGGGGTGGTTCCCTGCCAACTTTGTACGG CTGCGGGTGAACCAGGATGAGCCTGCGGATGACTATGAGGCCCCGCGGGCCGGGGCTGGAGAGGCCAACGACAACGTCCCAGAGGCCCAGAGCTGCAAGGACCAGATGCGCACCAACGTCATCAATGAGATCCTCAGCACTGAGCGGGACTATATCAAGCACCTTCGAGACATCTGCGAg ggCTACGTCCGCCAGTGCCGAAAGCGGGAGGACATGTTCAGTGAAGAGCAACTGCGCACCATCTTCGGGAACATTGAGGACATCTACCGCTGCCAGAAGGCCTTCGTGAAGGCTCTGGAGCAGAAGTTCAACACAGAGCGGCCACACCTGAGCGAGCTGGGTGCCTGCTTTCTGGAACAC CAAGCAGACTTCCAGATCTATTCTGAGTACTGCAACAACCACCCCAACGCCTGTGTGGAGCTCTCCCGGCTCACCAAGCTCAGCAAGTATGTGTACTTCTTCGAGGCCTGCCGGCTGCTGCAAAGAATGATTGACATCTCCCTGGATGGCTTTCTACTGACCCCTGTGCAGAAGATCTGCAAGTATCCCCTCCAGTTGGCAGAGCTGCTCAAGTACACACACCCCCAGCACAG GGACTTTAAGAACGTTGAGGCTGCCTTGCATGCTATGAAGAACGTGGCCCAGCTCATCAATGAACGGAAACGGAGACTTGAAAACATCGACAAGattgctcagtggcagagctccATAGAGGACTGGGAG GGGGAAGATCTCCTGGTCAGGAGCTCAGAGCTCATCTACTCGGGGGAGCTGACCCGTGTAACACAGCCTCAAGCCAAGAGTCAGCAGAGAATGTTTTTTCTCTTTGACCGTCAGCTCATCTACTGTAAAAAG GACCTGCTCCGCCGGGATGTGTTGTACTAcaagggccggctggacatggatgACCTGGAGGTGGTGGATGTGGAAGACGGGAAGGACCGTGACCTCCATGTGAGCGTCAAGAATGCCTTCCGTCTGTACTGTGGTGCCACGGGCGACAGCCACTTACTGTGTGCCAGGAAGCCAGAACAGAAGCAGCGCTGGTTGAAGGCCTTTGCCAGGGAGAGGGAGCAGGTGCGGCTGGACCAGGAGACAG GTTTCTCCATCactgagatgcagaggaagcaggccaTGCTGAACGCCAGCAAGCAGCAGGCCACAGGAAAGCCTAAAG CTATTGGTAGGCCAGGCTACCGGACCCGCCACAAGCATCCATCCTTGCCTGCCAGCCGGCCCCAGCAGCAAGTGTTGGTGCTAGCAGAGCCCAGGCGGAAGCCATCTCACTTCTGGCACAGCCTCAGCCGACTGGCACCTTTCCGGAAGTGA
- the Fam168b gene encoding myelin-associated neurite-outgrowth inhibitor isoform X1, with protein MNPVYSPGSSGVPYANAKGIGYPAGFPVGYAAAPAYSPNMYPGANPTFQTVLEIEPRVLHMLGYTPGTPYKVSCSPTSGAVPPYSSSPNPYQTAVYPVRSAYPQQSPYAQLSLFSPQQGTYYTQPLYAAPPHVIHHTTVVQPNGMPATVYPAPIPPPRGSGVTMGMVAGTTMAMSAGTLLTAHSPTPVAPHPVTVPTYRAPGTPTYSYVPPQW; from the exons ATGAATCCTGTTTATAGCCCTGGGTCTTCTGGGGTTCCCTATGCAAATGCCAAAGGAATTGGATATCCAG CTGGTTTTCCTGTGGGCTACGCAGCAGCTCCTGCCTATTCTCCTAACATGTACCCTGGAGCAAATCCTACCTTCCAAACAG tgctggagattgaacccagggtcttgcacatgttag gCTACACTCCTGGTACACCTTATAAAGTGTCCTGTTCCCCAACCAGCGGAGCTGTGCCACCAtactcctcctcccccaacccctacCAGACGGCCGTGTACCCAGTGAGAAGTGCCTACCCCCAGCAGAGCCCGTATGCCCAG TTGTCTCTGTTTTCCCCACAGCAAGGCACGTACTATACACAGCCTCTGTATGCAGCACCCCCTCATGTCATTCACCATACCACGGTGGTGCAGCCCAATGGCATGCCAGCAACTGTCTACCctgctcccatccctcctcctagAGGCAGCGGGGTCACCATGGGCATGGTTGCTGGGACTACAATGGCCATGTCAGCAG gTACCCTGTTGACTGCTCATTCTCCAACTCCTGTCGCCCCTCACCCAGTCACTGTCCCCACATACCGAGCCCCAGGAACACCCACCTACAGCTATGTGCCCCCTCAGTGGTGA
- the Fam168b gene encoding myelin-associated neurite-outgrowth inhibitor isoform X4, with the protein MNPVYSPGSSGVPYANAKGIGYPAGFPVGYAAAPAYSPNMYPGANPTFQTGYTPGTPYKVSCSPTSGAVPPYSSSPNPYQTAVYPVRSAYPQQSPYAQQGTYYTQPLYAAPPHVIHHTTVVQPNGMPATVYPAPIPPPRGSGVTMGMVAGTTMAMSAGTLLTAHSPTPVAPHPVTVPTYRAPGTPTYSYVPPQW; encoded by the exons ATGAATCCTGTTTATAGCCCTGGGTCTTCTGGGGTTCCCTATGCAAATGCCAAAGGAATTGGATATCCAG CTGGTTTTCCTGTGGGCTACGCAGCAGCTCCTGCCTATTCTCCTAACATGTACCCTGGAGCAAATCCTACCTTCCAAACAG gCTACACTCCTGGTACACCTTATAAAGTGTCCTGTTCCCCAACCAGCGGAGCTGTGCCACCAtactcctcctcccccaacccctacCAGACGGCCGTGTACCCAGTGAGAAGTGCCTACCCCCAGCAGAGCCCGTATGCCCAG CAAGGCACGTACTATACACAGCCTCTGTATGCAGCACCCCCTCATGTCATTCACCATACCACGGTGGTGCAGCCCAATGGCATGCCAGCAACTGTCTACCctgctcccatccctcctcctagAGGCAGCGGGGTCACCATGGGCATGGTTGCTGGGACTACAATGGCCATGTCAGCAG gTACCCTGTTGACTGCTCATTCTCCAACTCCTGTCGCCCCTCACCCAGTCACTGTCCCCACATACCGAGCCCCAGGAACACCCACCTACAGCTATGTGCCCCCTCAGTGGTGA
- the Fam168b gene encoding myelin-associated neurite-outgrowth inhibitor isoform X3, translating into MNPVYSPGSSGVPYANAKGIGYPAGFPVGYAAAPAYSPNMYPGANPTFQTGYTPGTPYKVSCSPTSGAVPPYSSSPNPYQTAVYPVRSAYPQQSPYAQLSLFSPQQGTYYTQPLYAAPPHVIHHTTVVQPNGMPATVYPAPIPPPRGSGVTMGMVAGTTMAMSAGTLLTAHSPTPVAPHPVTVPTYRAPGTPTYSYVPPQW; encoded by the exons ATGAATCCTGTTTATAGCCCTGGGTCTTCTGGGGTTCCCTATGCAAATGCCAAAGGAATTGGATATCCAG CTGGTTTTCCTGTGGGCTACGCAGCAGCTCCTGCCTATTCTCCTAACATGTACCCTGGAGCAAATCCTACCTTCCAAACAG gCTACACTCCTGGTACACCTTATAAAGTGTCCTGTTCCCCAACCAGCGGAGCTGTGCCACCAtactcctcctcccccaacccctacCAGACGGCCGTGTACCCAGTGAGAAGTGCCTACCCCCAGCAGAGCCCGTATGCCCAG TTGTCTCTGTTTTCCCCACAGCAAGGCACGTACTATACACAGCCTCTGTATGCAGCACCCCCTCATGTCATTCACCATACCACGGTGGTGCAGCCCAATGGCATGCCAGCAACTGTCTACCctgctcccatccctcctcctagAGGCAGCGGGGTCACCATGGGCATGGTTGCTGGGACTACAATGGCCATGTCAGCAG gTACCCTGTTGACTGCTCATTCTCCAACTCCTGTCGCCCCTCACCCAGTCACTGTCCCCACATACCGAGCCCCAGGAACACCCACCTACAGCTATGTGCCCCCTCAGTGGTGA